In the Chitinivibrionales bacterium genome, one interval contains:
- a CDS encoding EamA family transporter — MIESRTIKGVALLCAGNLAFCTMVCLVGYVAEFNSYTTTMFRFLIGIALLSTLAVAGKIKLEFVAKRTLFLRGLFGGVAIIFAFSSITHLGVIKGSVVLYAYPIFAALFSGLFLKERISILKWCAIAAAFAGLIMIITRGDGSRGLLGIGKYEILAIVGAVSGGIAVVLVKKLHATDNSSSIYFSQCIVGLWLVLIPAFSSQSPMVMGMKTGVIVLIIGILAAIGQLVFTEGYRYISVATGALFIMTAPVLNVTAGVLFFNESLTVSMIIGAGIVLGACAVIIRET; from the coding sequence ATGATCGAGAGTCGAACAATCAAAGGAGTAGCCCTGCTCTGTGCGGGAAATCTGGCTTTCTGTACAATGGTGTGCCTTGTTGGATATGTAGCGGAATTTAATTCGTACACGACAACCATGTTCCGATTTCTGATCGGCATAGCATTGCTGAGTACTCTTGCCGTGGCAGGTAAAATAAAACTCGAATTTGTTGCAAAAAGGACGCTGTTTTTGCGGGGGCTGTTCGGAGGAGTAGCAATCATTTTTGCCTTTTCTTCCATTACCCATCTGGGAGTGATCAAAGGGTCGGTCGTATTGTATGCCTATCCGATCTTTGCCGCCCTGTTCAGCGGGTTGTTTCTGAAAGAACGTATCAGTATTCTGAAATGGTGTGCTATTGCCGCCGCCTTTGCAGGACTCATAATGATTATAACAAGAGGCGATGGTTCCCGGGGCCTGTTGGGTATCGGGAAATATGAAATCCTTGCGATTGTCGGGGCCGTTTCCGGAGGAATCGCCGTCGTTCTGGTCAAGAAACTGCATGCTACCGACAATTCTTCATCGATCTACTTTTCTCAATGTATTGTTGGTTTATGGCTTGTTCTGATTCCTGCGTTTTCTTCGCAATCACCCATGGTTATGGGAATGAAGACGGGGGTAATTGTTCTGATAATCGGAATACTGGCTGCAATCGGTCAATTGGTATTTACCGAAGGATATCGGTATATATCAGTAGCAACCGGAGCGCTTTTTATCATGACTGCCCCGGTGCTCAACGTAACGGCGGGCGTACTCTTTTTCAATGAATCGCTTACCGTTTCCATGATAATCGGCGCCGGAATAGTTCTTGGTGCATGCGCCGTTATTATACGTGAGACGTAA
- a CDS encoding glycosyltransferase, translated as MEKIRTVAVIGNYLPRMCGIATFTTDLVSALSKAGNDIDCWAVAMNDRLEGYRYPDKVHFEINQSRLSEYRLAGDYLNISQVDVVLVQHEYGIFGGEAGSYVNSLLRSLRMPVVTTLHTVLKDPTAEQRKALDEISSLSTRLVVMSEKAKHFLKEIYNIPSEKIALVHHGIPDMPFVDPNYYKDKFGVEGKKVVLTFGLISPNKGIEYMIEALPMIVNHHPDVVYIVVGATHPHIKKTQGEEYRQYLERLAMSKGVYGNIKFFNRFVDIKELCEFLGACDVYVTPYLSEAQIVSGTLAYAMGVGKATVSTPYWYAQEMIADDRGVIVDFRDSRALACAVRELLDDEVQRNAIRKRAYTFSRRAVWNQVAADYMMVLGEAKAERASRSRIVFDHKIPDQEKTSLPEINLDHCFAMTDDTGMTQHASFTVPDYDHGYCIDDNTRALIVMVMAHNLMPDDIRLVRFQKKYLAFIKHAFNGNNGWFRNFMSYDRRWLESKGGEDSQGRAIWGLGVCAALSRDRGCTALSTTMFHKGIKVVEKLKHVRALAFALVGIHAYLARFSGDSEVRRIREKLANTLSSQFNSHLDDEWPWFEDEIVTYANAKIPQALLLSGQWLQRDDMIETGFKTLDWLINIQKGNDRFSPIGNHGWLKKGETKPLFDQQPIEAQAMVETCILAYNMTGNDHYSTMAQMVFNWFLGHNDLNEPLYDYTTGGCRDGLTPDGPNLNQGAESTLAWLLSLLAMHGFCAEQKRLQYINPIEH; from the coding sequence ATGGAAAAAATCAGAACAGTTGCGGTAATTGGGAATTATCTGCCCCGTATGTGCGGAATTGCGACATTTACCACGGATCTTGTTTCTGCATTGTCAAAAGCGGGAAACGATATCGATTGCTGGGCGGTGGCAATGAACGACAGGCTTGAAGGCTATCGCTATCCCGATAAGGTACACTTCGAGATCAATCAGAGCCGTCTCAGCGAATACCGTCTTGCAGGAGACTACCTCAATATCAGTCAGGTGGATGTAGTTTTGGTCCAGCATGAGTATGGGATTTTTGGCGGTGAAGCGGGGAGTTATGTCAATTCACTCCTGCGGAGCTTGCGGATGCCGGTGGTGACTACCCTCCATACCGTTTTAAAGGATCCCACTGCGGAGCAGAGAAAAGCGCTTGATGAAATCAGCTCCCTTTCTACTCGTCTGGTGGTGATGTCGGAAAAGGCAAAACATTTTTTAAAAGAGATTTATAACATCCCCTCTGAGAAAATTGCTCTTGTTCATCATGGAATTCCGGATATGCCTTTTGTGGATCCTAATTATTATAAAGACAAATTTGGGGTGGAAGGGAAAAAGGTTGTGTTGACTTTTGGACTTATTTCGCCCAATAAGGGTATCGAATACATGATTGAGGCACTTCCCATGATTGTAAACCATCATCCTGATGTTGTCTATATCGTTGTTGGTGCAACACATCCTCATATCAAGAAGACACAGGGTGAAGAGTATCGTCAGTACCTCGAGCGATTAGCCATGTCCAAAGGTGTCTATGGCAATATAAAGTTTTTTAATCGTTTTGTGGATATCAAAGAATTATGTGAATTCCTTGGGGCCTGTGATGTCTACGTCACTCCCTATCTTTCGGAAGCGCAAATTGTATCGGGGACCCTTGCCTATGCAATGGGGGTGGGGAAAGCTACCGTTTCGACGCCGTACTGGTATGCACAGGAGATGATTGCCGATGATCGCGGGGTGATTGTCGATTTCAGAGATTCCCGTGCCCTGGCCTGTGCGGTAAGGGAGCTTCTTGATGATGAAGTACAGCGGAATGCTATCAGGAAACGGGCGTACACCTTTTCCCGCAGAGCTGTCTGGAATCAGGTGGCGGCGGATTACATGATGGTATTGGGTGAAGCAAAGGCCGAGCGCGCCAGCAGGTCCCGAATCGTATTTGATCATAAAATCCCGGACCAGGAAAAAACCAGCCTGCCGGAAATTAACCTCGATCATTGTTTTGCTATGACCGATGATACCGGAATGACCCAGCATGCATCCTTTACCGTGCCCGATTATGACCATGGTTACTGTATTGACGACAATACGCGGGCGTTGATCGTCATGGTGATGGCTCACAATTTGATGCCTGATGATATCCGGCTTGTTCGTTTTCAGAAGAAATATCTCGCCTTTATCAAGCATGCATTTAACGGTAACAACGGGTGGTTTCGAAATTTTATGTCCTACGACAGGCGGTGGCTCGAATCAAAAGGTGGTGAAGACAGTCAGGGAAGAGCCATTTGGGGTCTGGGAGTATGCGCGGCTCTTTCGCGGGACCGGGGATGCACGGCGCTGAGTACCACCATGTTTCATAAGGGCATTAAGGTTGTGGAAAAATTGAAACATGTCCGGGCACTTGCCTTTGCCCTGGTAGGGATTCATGCTTATCTTGCGCGCTTTTCCGGTGACAGTGAAGTTCGGAGAATCCGGGAGAAGCTTGCAAATACCCTGTCCAGTCAGTTTAATTCCCATCTTGATGATGAATGGCCGTGGTTCGAGGATGAAATTGTTACCTATGCTAATGCCAAAATTCCTCAGGCACTGCTTCTTTCCGGTCAATGGCTGCAACGGGACGACATGATCGAGACCGGATTCAAGACGCTCGACTGGCTTATTAATATTCAGAAAGGAAACGACCGGTTCTCTCCCATCGGCAACCATGGATGGCTGAAAAAGGGAGAAACCAAGCCGCTGTTCGATCAGCAGCCCATTGAAGCGCAGGCGATGGTAGAAACATGCATTCTTGCCTATAACATGACCGGTAACGATCATTACAGCACCATGGCGCAAATGGTATTCAACTGGTTTTTAGGGCATAACGATCTCAACGAACCTCTCTACGATTATACAACCGGTGGTTGCCGGGACGGTTTGACCCCCGACGGGCCGAATTTGAATCAGGGAGCCGAATCGACCCTTGCCTGGCTGCTTTCACTTCTGGCAATGCATGGTTTTTGTGCAGAACAAAAACGATTACAATATATTAATCCAATCGAACATTAA
- a CDS encoding glycosidase has translation MSLQRLEAILKPSQERVLVRPFIPLDENKRSRIIARVMTLTEEQVRHYLKNVITDFTQRHQNIKDVLLQHFEKVEKWTVTDTPLSEERRLLIGAYFTQEYSLESAALFNPSIVLHPDQSDLPSGAIRFIMSLRATGEGHISSIVFREGIITDNFKVKLRRPTTFVTEPVKIPNKTYDKDVFARKLGELEFENYFSRHALSTLPENFTLNELKEVTNNIRRENPGSGEAEHTVEGMLSLAYSNYEVTFEAYQRTSEKTIFPSTATQRNGIEDARFVRFVDDDGSTCYYGTFTAFDGKTVIPELLRTEDFVSFRFITLNGPAVKNKGMALFPRKINGNYAMLSRQDNENLFIMYSDNIHFWYDPHQIAKPTFPWEYVQLGNCGSPVEIDEGWLVLSHGVGPMREYCIGAFLLDKNIPSNIIGRLREPLLAPNENERAGYVPNVVYTCGALLHKGKLIIPYAMSDYATSFALADIKEIVGAMEWK, from the coding sequence ATTTCATTACAACGGCTCGAGGCTATACTCAAACCCTCGCAGGAACGTGTGCTGGTCCGTCCCTTTATTCCTCTGGATGAAAACAAACGTTCGAGGATAATTGCCCGGGTCATGACATTAACCGAAGAGCAGGTTCGTCATTATCTCAAAAATGTAATCACCGACTTTACTCAAAGGCATCAGAATATCAAAGATGTGCTTCTTCAACATTTTGAAAAGGTGGAGAAATGGACGGTAACCGATACCCCCTTGTCCGAAGAACGCCGACTACTTATCGGCGCCTATTTCACGCAGGAGTATTCGCTTGAATCGGCCGCTCTTTTTAATCCGTCAATTGTTCTCCATCCCGATCAATCGGATCTTCCTTCGGGTGCTATACGGTTTATCATGAGTTTGCGGGCTACCGGTGAAGGGCATATTTCTTCGATTGTTTTCCGGGAAGGAATAATTACCGATAATTTTAAAGTAAAACTCAGACGGCCGACGACTTTTGTAACGGAGCCGGTGAAAATTCCGAATAAAACGTACGACAAAGATGTTTTTGCCCGGAAACTGGGGGAACTCGAATTCGAAAATTATTTCAGCAGGCACGCACTCTCCACACTCCCTGAAAATTTCACGCTCAATGAATTGAAAGAGGTCACCAATAATATTCGGCGGGAAAATCCGGGCTCCGGAGAGGCTGAGCATACGGTTGAAGGCATGCTCTCACTGGCCTATTCGAATTATGAAGTCACCTTCGAGGCCTATCAACGAACTTCGGAAAAAACGATCTTTCCATCAACAGCAACGCAACGAAACGGTATTGAAGATGCCCGGTTTGTACGCTTTGTGGACGATGACGGCTCAACGTGTTACTATGGTACCTTTACCGCCTTTGACGGTAAGACCGTTATCCCCGAACTTCTGAGGACCGAAGATTTCGTCTCATTCAGATTCATTACACTCAACGGACCAGCGGTCAAGAACAAAGGAATGGCCCTGTTTCCCAGAAAAATCAACGGTAACTATGCGATGCTTTCCCGGCAGGACAATGAAAACCTCTTTATCATGTATTCCGACAATATCCATTTCTGGTACGATCCACACCAGATTGCTAAACCGACCTTTCCCTGGGAGTATGTTCAGCTGGGAAATTGCGGTTCACCGGTTGAGATCGATGAGGGATGGCTGGTGCTCAGTCATGGCGTCGGGCCGATGAGAGAATATTGTATCGGCGCCTTTCTTCTTGATAAGAACATTCCATCCAATATTATCGGACGACTCCGGGAGCCGCTTCTGGCGCCCAACGAAAATGAACGGGCAGGATACGTTCCCAATGTTGTGTACACTTGCGGTGCATTACTGCATAAGGGTAAACTCATCATCCCTTATGCCATGTCTGATTATGCAACCAGTTTCGCACTTGCCGATATTAAGGAAATAGTTGGCGCCATGGAATGGAAATAA
- a CDS encoding glycosyltransferase: MRIAMLAPIAWRTPPRHYGPWELVTSLLTEELVRIGIDVTLFATEDSITTAQLKAVCPRGYEDDPEIEPKVWECLHIAHCFENAEKFDLVHNQFDFLPLSYSNLLSTPILTTIHGFSSPKILTVYKRYNGLSHYVSISNADRSPDLTYKATIYHGVDIGTIKFHPSPESDYLVYFGRFHPDKGAKEAIEIARLCGKELIMAGVIQDTRYFERYVEPAVKSGEVRYIGSVGPDKRDDILGRAVALLHPINFNEPFGLSVVESMACGTPVIAFSRGSMPELIDHNKTGFLVQTVSEAVECVGRIGEIDRSTCRDVVEQRFTKERMAREYVRVYREILSRSS, translated from the coding sequence ATGAGAATTGCCATGCTTGCTCCGATTGCCTGGAGGACACCCCCCCGGCATTATGGTCCCTGGGAACTGGTGACCTCGCTTCTCACCGAAGAACTTGTACGGATTGGTATTGATGTCACGTTGTTCGCTACGGAGGATTCAATCACCACGGCACAACTTAAAGCCGTCTGTCCCCGCGGCTACGAAGATGATCCGGAAATCGAGCCGAAAGTATGGGAGTGTCTTCATATCGCTCATTGTTTTGAAAATGCTGAAAAATTCGATCTGGTTCACAATCAGTTTGATTTCCTTCCTCTTTCCTACAGCAATTTACTTTCAACCCCGATACTCACGACCATCCACGGGTTTTCATCACCGAAAATCCTAACGGTTTACAAAAGGTATAACGGTCTTTCCCATTATGTTTCCATCAGTAATGCCGATCGGTCTCCTGATTTGACCTACAAAGCCACGATATATCACGGTGTCGATATCGGTACCATAAAATTTCATCCCAGTCCGGAAAGCGATTATCTGGTCTATTTCGGAAGGTTTCATCCCGACAAGGGAGCAAAGGAAGCGATAGAAATTGCACGGCTTTGCGGCAAAGAATTGATTATGGCAGGGGTTATTCAGGATACGCGCTATTTTGAGCGTTATGTTGAGCCGGCGGTAAAATCCGGTGAAGTCCGCTATATCGGCAGCGTAGGCCCGGATAAGCGGGACGATATACTCGGTCGTGCAGTGGCACTGCTCCACCCAATCAATTTCAATGAACCCTTTGGTCTGTCGGTCGTCGAATCCATGGCATGCGGAACACCGGTTATCGCTTTTTCCAGGGGAAGTATGCCCGAACTGATCGATCACAATAAAACGGGCTTTCTGGTTCAGACGGTTTCCGAAGCAGTGGAATGTGTGGGAAGAATTGGTGAAATCGATCGAAGCACATGCCGTGACGTTGTCGAGCAGCGGTTTACAAAAGAACGGATGGCCCGAGAATATGTCCGCGTTTACCGCGAGATCCTTTCCCGGTCTTCATAG
- a CDS encoding glycosidase produces the protein MKKEIVRRYSGNPILTKEDVPYPVETVHNAGMAKFNDRYIMLFRSHRRNGRSVIGLAESSDGFHFDVRPEPFLIPARSGIFAEYEEYGVEDCRVCALGDEYLLTYSAYSRHGVRIALAKTTDFSSAKRVALITEADYRNVVIFPRKIDGRYVRLDRPHSEISPWSIWISYSPDLVHWGDSRVVMKPVTYHWDEMKIGPGATPIETDKGWLHIYHGVFPTMAGAVYRLGVALHDLNDPSQIIGVGDEWILQPQDPWEVTGYVHNVVFTCGALPEHDGTVKIYWGGADTVMCAGEANIDDLTALCLKNSRPPK, from the coding sequence ATGAAAAAAGAAATTGTTCGCCGATATTCAGGTAATCCGATCCTTACAAAAGAAGATGTGCCTTATCCGGTTGAAACGGTGCATAATGCCGGCATGGCAAAATTTAATGACAGGTATATCATGCTGTTCAGATCTCACCGGCGCAATGGCCGCTCGGTTATCGGTCTTGCTGAGAGCAGTGACGGTTTTCATTTTGACGTTCGTCCGGAACCTTTTCTGATCCCCGCCCGGTCGGGAATTTTTGCCGAATACGAAGAGTATGGCGTTGAGGATTGCCGTGTTTGCGCTTTAGGAGATGAATATCTGCTTACCTACAGCGCCTATTCCCGTCATGGAGTCAGAATTGCTCTGGCAAAAACAACCGATTTTTCATCGGCTAAGCGGGTGGCCTTGATCACCGAAGCTGATTACCGTAATGTGGTGATTTTCCCCCGGAAAATTGACGGCAGATATGTTCGGCTGGACCGTCCTCATTCGGAGATTTCACCATGGTCGATATGGATATCATATTCACCCGACCTGGTCCATTGGGGTGATTCCCGCGTGGTAATGAAACCGGTCACCTATCACTGGGATGAAATGAAAATCGGTCCTGGTGCAACACCGATTGAGACCGATAAAGGATGGCTTCACATTTACCATGGTGTTTTTCCTACCATGGCTGGCGCCGTGTATCGGCTGGGTGTTGCATTGCACGATCTCAATGATCCCTCACAGATTATCGGTGTCGGTGATGAATGGATTCTCCAACCTCAAGATCCCTGGGAGGTGACCGGTTATGTGCATAACGTGGTTTTTACCTGCGGTGCACTACCGGAGCATGATGGTACCGTTAAAATATACTGGGGTGGTGCGGATACGGTCATGTGTGCCGGAGAGGCAAATATCGATGATCTGACGGCGTTATGTCTAAAGAATTCCCGTCCGCCCAAATAG
- a CDS encoding peptidase — MRLSPAVYRSHSLAAIGVACHEAGHAIQHSTGFAPLHLRTALVPATNASSWLSYIVIMLGFLFSSQQFILLGALIFSAAVLFSLITLPVEWDAGWRAKKLMVSTGIVSSKESVYAAKVLNAAFLTYVAATVSSVLTLLYYLMRAGIFGGGND, encoded by the coding sequence GCGGCAATCGGTGTTGCCTGTCATGAAGCAGGTCATGCGATCCAGCATTCCACCGGATTCGCGCCACTTCACCTTCGCACCGCGCTTGTCCCCGCTACCAATGCCTCGAGCTGGCTCTCCTATATAGTCATTATGCTTGGATTCCTCTTTTCCTCACAACAGTTCATCTTACTGGGTGCATTGATTTTCAGCGCTGCCGTACTTTTTTCGTTGATCACTCTTCCGGTAGAATGGGATGCCGGCTGGCGGGCTAAAAAGCTGATGGTCAGTACGGGAATAGTCTCCTCTAAAGAATCGGTGTATGCGGCAAAGGTACTGAATGCCGCGTTTTTAACCTATGTGGCTGCGACGGTCAGTTCGGTGTTGACGCTCCTGTACTATCTAATGCGGGCAGGTATTTTCGGCGGAGGAAATGATTAA